A window from Deltaproteobacteria bacterium encodes these proteins:
- a CDS encoding type II secretion system protein produces MAMNTTKGFTLIEVIVSLVLLSIVAVFAGLGIVRVVESYVFASQNVRLAEQAQLALTRMTLELQYADSVTQAGGNLLTYTTTKDDTGTAHTLQLQGANLSLTSDGSGAHVLLSDLASYEATPLFRYRNFDGDPWTTARPFNELAHVDILLRLQHASAGVLEFQSSTDIRNNGVANAITPEG; encoded by the coding sequence ATGGCCATGAATACCACAAAAGGCTTCACCCTCATTGAGGTCATCGTCAGCCTGGTCCTTTTGTCCATCGTGGCCGTGTTCGCCGGACTGGGCATCGTCCGGGTGGTCGAATCCTATGTCTTTGCCAGCCAGAACGTCCGGCTGGCCGAACAGGCCCAACTGGCCCTGACCCGCATGACCCTGGAACTCCAATACGCCGACTCGGTCACCCAGGCCGGGGGAAATCTCCTGACCTACACCACAACCAAGGACGACACCGGCACGGCCCACACCCTCCAGCTCCAAGGGGCCAACCTCTCCCTCACCAGCGACGGCAGCGGAGCCCACGTGCTCCTGAGCGATCTGGCCTCCTACGAGGCCACCCCGCTCTTCCGATACCGGAACTTTGACGGCGACCCGTGGACCACGGCCAGGCCCTTCAACGAACTGGCCCACGTGGACATCCTTCTCCGCCTCCAGCACGCAAGCGCGGGAGTTCTCGAATTCCAGAGCTCCACCGACATCCGCAACAACGGCGTTGCCAACGCCATCACTCCCGAGGGATAA